One Bombina bombina isolate aBomBom1 chromosome 5, aBomBom1.pri, whole genome shotgun sequence DNA segment encodes these proteins:
- the LOC128659996 gene encoding oocyte zinc finger protein XlCOF6-like — protein sequence MNSFVLDKHLNSSYPSFTTASIRMIPQTPTFLDTNDYSQTLGKSQQIFKEDDELSGTGQQSLCTESNLVIKQEDKNYAISSEMIIPEDKPQTFTEFSKHFKEDKSLQSNQMIHTKDKHFKCTECEKSFRRKSHLLEHHKIHTDEKLHTCPEGIKCFMQMTNRIAHERTHTGEKPFSCTECGKSFTQMDNLKTHKKNHTGKKPFTCTECGNSFTQKSDLKMHVRSHTGEKPFTCTECGKSFPQKSVLKTHERIHTGEKPFTCTECGKSFTQKSDLKKHVRSHTGEKPFTCTECGKSFTQKNDLTKHLRFHTGEKPFTCTECGKSFTQISSLKNHEMSHTGEKPFTCTECGKSFTQKSDLKKHVRSHTGEKHFTCTECGKSFTQKSDLKKHVRSHTGEKHFTCTECGKSFTQKNDLTKHLRIHTGEKPFTCTECGKRFTQISSLKNHEMNHTGEKPFTCTECGKSFTQISSLKNHELNHTGEKPFTCTECGKSFTEKSSLKNHERIHTGEKPFTCTECGKRFTEKSSLRKHERSHTGEKPFTCTECGKCFTDKSNLRKHERSHTGEKPFTCTVCGKCFTDKSNLRKHERIHKGRNLSHV from the exons atgaactcatttgtgttag acaaacacctgaatagttcatatccatccttcaccacagcaagcatcagaatgataccacagactccaacatttttagacactaatgactattcacaaacattggggaaatcacagcagatatttaaagaagatgatGAATtgtcaggaactgggcagcaatcgctatgtacagagagtaatttagtcatcaaacaagaggacaagaaTTATGCcatatctagtgaaatgattatccctgaggataagccacaaacatttactgagttttcaaaacattttaaagaagacaaaagtctacagtctaaccaaatgattcatacaaaagaTAAAcatttcaaatgtacagaatgtgagaaaagctttagacgGAAGTCTCATCtcctagaacaccacaaaattcacacagatGAGAAGCTTCACACATGTCCTGAGGGTATCAAATGTTTTATGCAAATGACAAATCGTATAGCTCATGAaaggacccacacaggggagaaaccttttagctgtacagagtgtggaaaaagttttacacaaatggataatttgaaaactcataaaaagaatcacacaggaaaaaagcctttcacatgtacagagtgtggaaacagttttacacaaaagagtgatctgaaaatgCATGtgaggagtcacacaggggaaaagcctttcacatgtacagagtgtggaaaaagttttccaCAAAAGAGTGTTCTGAAaacacatgaaaggattcacacaggggaaaagcctttcacatgtacagagtgtggaaaaagttttacacaaaagagtgatctgaaaaaacatgtgaggagtcacacaggggaaaagcctttcacatgtacagagtgtggaaaaagttttacacaaaagaatgATCTGACAAAGCATTTAAgatttcacacaggagaaaagccgttcacatgtacagagtgtggaaaaagttttacacaaataagtagtctgaaaaatcatgaaatgagtcacacaggagaaaagcctttcacatgtacagagtgtggaaaaagttttacacaaaagagtgatctgaaaaaacatgtgaggagtcacacaggggaaaagcatttcacatgtacagagtgtggaaaaagttttacacaaaagagtgatctaaaAAAACATGtgaggagtcacacaggggaaaagcatttcacatgtacagagtgtggaaaaagttttacacaaaagaatgATCTGACAAAGCAtttaaggattcacacaggagaaaagccgttcacatgtacagagtgtggaaaacgttttacacaaataagtagtctgaaaaatcatgaaatgaatcacacaggagaaaagccgttcacatgtacagagtgtggaaaaagttttacacaaataagtagtctgaaaaatcatgaattgaatcacacaggagaaaagccgttcacatgtacagagtgtggaaaaagttttacagaaaagagtagtctgaaaaatcatgaaaggattcacacaggggaaaagccgttcacatgtacagagtgtggaaaaaggtttacagaaaagagtagtctgagaaaacatgaaaggagtcacacaggagaaaagccattcacatgtacagagtgtggaaaatgttttacagataagagtaatctgagaaaacatgaaaggagtcacacaggagaaaagcctttcacatgtacagtgtgtggaaaatgttttacagataagagtaatctgagaaaacatgaaaggattcacaagggaagaaacctttcacatgtctAG